TGTAATCTTGCATAAGCTGCCTTTAAAAAAATTTCAAAGCACATATTATAGACTACAAACTCAAAAATTTTGCTTTTTTGTCTTTGCTTTTTAAAATTTTTGCTAAAATGTGCGCATTAAAATTTTAGGAATCGCAATGACAAATCAAAACCAAAAATACAGAGGAATTTTAGAAGTCTTAAAAAATAGCAGTTGTGAAGAAATTGAAGCCTTTGTAACCTCGCGATTCCACCAAAACCTTGCCTTTTTTCAAGCCGATTATCCTAATTTATTTGAAAGGCTACAACAACCCGCAAAAGAGTATCAACTTTATATTGGAAAAGAGGGAATCAACATTCTTAATTTTGCACAAAATAGCTTTCTTTTCCCTTTAATTGATGGCAAATCAAGTATGATAGAAGTGCATCAAAATTGCGCTTATAATCCTCCAATTAATGAGAAATGGAATCGTATTTATGGCACGCGCGCAGAAATGATGAATGAAAAATTTCCTTATAGTAGCATTTTAGTCAATGGAATCCTTGAATTTGCCATAGACAATGGCGGGGTTACCGCCTATCACTTGCCAAGTGATTTTTTGCCAAGCCTCAATCTCTTTGGCTTAGGAGGAGGGATTTTTTTGCAGATTTTAGCAGAAAACTATACGATGATTCATAATTTCTTTATTTTTGAGGAATCCTTTGATTTGTTTAGAATTGCGTGTTTTTTTGTGGATTTTGCCTTGCTTTTTAGCAAAACCGAACACAGAGCGGGTTATATTTTCTTAGAAAGCATGATGCACAGAGATTATATCAATCATTTCTTTTTAACGCGCAAAATCAGCACTTCTATCGTGCGCTTTGAACTGATGATGTATCAAACTCCGCTCAATCAAAGCGTGCGCGGAATCGTTTTTGAAATGCACTCACAAATCTTGCGCGGTTGGGGAACTTTTGAAGATGAAATGCGCGGAATCGTCAATAAACTAAGCTTTCCTCTTGCACCTATGCTTTTAGAGCCTAAACGCGTTAATGCTCCTATTTGCGTCATTGCAAATGGTCCTAGCCTTGATTTCTTGCTTCCTTTTATTAAGCAAAACCAACACAAAATGATTCTTTTTAGTTGTGGAACTGCACTAAAACCGCTTCTTAAGGCAGGCATTACTCCAGATTTTCAAATAGAAATTGAGCGACATGATTATTTAGATGAAGTATTAAAAGCCGCACCATTAGGAGAGATTCCATTACTTTGTGCAACCGTGTTGGACAAAAAGGCAAAAAGCCTTGCAAAAGAAATTTATCTCTTTGAACGCGACGGCTCAAGTGCCGCAAATCTCAATGCACCGCGTTTTAAAGTGCGTTTCACCGCGCCTTTGGTAGGCAATGCGGGAGCATCGCTTGCAAGTTATTTGGGGAGTGATGTGATTTTGTGTGGCTTGGATTGTGGATACAAAAAAGGTGCGAAAAAACACGCACAAAACTCCTATTATGAAGAGGAAGAGGCACGGATTCCAGAGGACGCCTACCCTGTGGCGGGAAATTTCAGCGAAGATATTTATTCTGACGCTCTTTATTCTCTCTCACGCACCGCTTTAGAGGAAGCTTTTAGGGCATTAAAACCCTTTAATATCCTAAATCTCAATGACGGAGCAAAAATCACAGGCGCACAAGCTGTGCATTATCAAGACTTTGAGCTAAAGCCTATTGACAAAGCCCAAGAGATTAAAAACCTTAAATCTCTTTTTAAAGACCCGCTTCAAGGAGATTTTTACACCAAAGAAACACAAAAGTATTTCTTTGAGATTCTTGCATTTAAAAACAAAATTCAAGACAGCTTCAAAGTCAAGGTAGAATCCAAAAAATCCCTTTTTATCGCGCTAGACAAAATCTTTGAAATCATTTCCAAAGAGGGACAAAACAATCCTTTTATTGGGATTCTATTTGGTGGGACTTTAAGCCATTTTCTCTATGCTATTGCCCTAGCAAGCTTGCATTTGCCTCATAACAATATGCAAAACCTTTGGCAAAAGGCACAAGCACTCTATATAGAGGGCATAGAAGCAATGATAACTTATTTGCGAGAAGTGCTTTTGTCAAAAGTGGAACACTAATTGCTTCAAGATTTTTATCTCAAATGTCAAAAAGGATTGAAATGACAAGAAAAACATCTATTTCATTAGTTTTAGCGGGAACGCTTTTAGCAGGTAGTTTATTTGCAGCACAGCAAATTGATTCTGTATCCACAAGTGAGACCATTAGCCCTATTGGCAAAGCAGGCAATACAGTGGTGGCAAACTCAAATCCTCAAAGCCCTTATGCAAGCTCACACGGAAGAAACTCTAACTCTCCAGCAGGTTTGCAAGGTATTGAAGTAGGAGGCGACGATATTGTGATTCCAAACGCGCCAATCATCACTCCTTCAAGCATTATTGAAATTAGCGCAATTGGTATGGGTGTCGCACCAGAATCTACACTCTCTCCAGCACAAGCTCTAGCATTAGCAAAACGCGCAGCAATCGTAGATGCTTACCGACAAATCGGTGAGAAAATGTATGGAATCCGCGTCAATGCACAAGACACCGTGCGAGATATGGTGCTTAAAAACTCAACCGTGAAAACAAAAGTATTAGCGGTGATTCGTAATGCAGAAATCGTAGAAACCGTTTATAAAGACGGACTTTGCCAAGTCAGTATGGAACTTAAACTTGACGGAAAAAGATGGTATCGTATCTTAACAGGCGAACAATTCTAAGTCTCGCTTTCTTAGGACTTACTCTATTTGTAGTTTTTGGGTGCGCAAAAACGCCCCAAAACATACAAAATTCTACCTCCAAAACAATCTTTTTTTCCACAAAAGACTTCAAATTCTATGATTTAGGATTTATCAAAACCTATCCTAACCACACAACTTTAGAGATTTTCAATGCAGGTGTTTTGCTACTTCAAATGGAATGCTATGCAAACAAAGTTTGTTTAAATCAGACCTGTTATTCTAAAGATTCTTTTATGCGGCGACTATTAGGAGACAGCCATTTTGATGACCTAGATTTACAAGCTGTCCTCTTGGGCAATGAAATCTTTTTTGGACAAAACAAACTCCCCAATGCAAGCGGTTTTACACAAAACCTCAAGCGAGGCAACCATTCTTTATCTTACCAAGTGCAGAGTGATTCTATCACCCTACACATTCAAGATTCACAAAAGCAAAAGAAATTCTCGCTAGAAATCAGCACACTACCCTAAAAGAATCCACAATGCAAATCTATCAACCCAAAAATGGCTATTGTTACAACAGCGATACACTCTTTCTCTATGATTTCGCACTTCCTTTCTTGAAAATGCGTCATCATCTCTTAGAAGTTGGTGCGGGTTGCGGAGTGCTAGGTTTATTGTGCGCAAGAGATTCTAAATGCAGACTAACAATGATAGAAAAAAATCCCAAAATGGCGGAGTTTTGCTCACACAATCTACGGATAAATCACACCAAAGCACATTTGATTTGTGCGGACTTTTTAGAATACGATTTCAACTCCCAACTAGCCCAAAACACAAAATCCCAAAAAACACATTCTACAACCCAAATAGCTTTTGACATTATTTTAAGCAATCCCCCTTTTTATCACGACGATGTGATAAAATCCCAAAATTCCGATATTTTTAGCGCGCGTTATGCCCAAAACTTACCCTTTTTAGATTTCGCTCGCAAAGTGAATTCCCTGCTCAAGCCCACAGGAGAATTTATTTTTTGCTACGACGCAAAAGCTATTTTTCATCTCTTTTGTGTGTTACATTCTTACAAAATTCGTCCAATTTGCTTGCGTTTTGTTTATCCAAAGCTAGATAAAAGCGCAACTTTGGTATTGTGTCGTTGCAAAAAAAATTCTAAAAGTCAATGCAAGATTCTGCCTCCGCTGATTACCCATATTGACTTAAATTTCACGCAAGAAGTGCTTGAGATTTACAAAAAAGCCAAAACTTGGAGTATCAAATGTTGAAAGATTCAGACTTTTCCTTTGGCTTTGATTCAAGCAAATGCGAACAATGCGGAGGCAAATGTTGCACAGGAGAAGCAGGCTATATCTTTGTAACACCGCAAGAAATACAAGGAATCGCGCAATTTTTAGGCTTAGAGTTTGACACATTTTGTCAAAAATTTGTCAAAAAAGTTGGCTATCGTTATTCTTTATGCGAGATTTTAGAAAGCAATGGTGCGTATTCTTGCGTATTTTTCAAAAATGGCAGATGTCAAATCTACCAAAAGCGTCCTGCGCAATGCGTGCGATTCCCTTTTTGGGATTGCTACAAAGAAGAATGGGCAGATTTATTAAAGGAATGTATCGGTGTGGTCAAAAAATAAACTTTTGATAAGTTTCAGTATTGTTTTAATTTTAGTTTTAGGGCTTGTAGGTTGTCTTAGGACAAATGATTTTAAATTCTCTTTCGTGAATACAAATTTTCCAGAAAACGAGGAAGATATTTATATTATGCAAGGTTATGCGGCACTAGATACACAAGACTTACAAAATGCCAAAGAATCCTTTGCCAAAGCTTACGCAATCCACCCTGACAAAAACTATCTAAA
This is a stretch of genomic DNA from Helicobacter ganmani. It encodes these proteins:
- a CDS encoding tRNA1(Val) (adenine(37)-N6)-methyltransferase; the encoded protein is MQIYQPKNGYCYNSDTLFLYDFALPFLKMRHHLLEVGAGCGVLGLLCARDSKCRLTMIEKNPKMAEFCSHNLRINHTKAHLICADFLEYDFNSQLAQNTKSQKTHSTTQIAFDIILSNPPFYHDDVIKSQNSDIFSARYAQNLPFLDFARKVNSLLKPTGEFIFCYDAKAIFHLFCVLHSYKIRPICLRFVYPKLDKSATLVLCRCKKNSKSQCKILPPLITHIDLNFTQEVLEIYKKAKTWSIKC
- a CDS encoding YkgJ family cysteine cluster protein, which produces MLKDSDFSFGFDSSKCEQCGGKCCTGEAGYIFVTPQEIQGIAQFLGLEFDTFCQKFVKKVGYRYSLCEILESNGAYSCVFFKNGRCQIYQKRPAQCVRFPFWDCYKEEWADLLKECIGVVKK
- a CDS encoding motility associated factor glycosyltransferase family protein; the protein is MTNQNQKYRGILEVLKNSSCEEIEAFVTSRFHQNLAFFQADYPNLFERLQQPAKEYQLYIGKEGINILNFAQNSFLFPLIDGKSSMIEVHQNCAYNPPINEKWNRIYGTRAEMMNEKFPYSSILVNGILEFAIDNGGVTAYHLPSDFLPSLNLFGLGGGIFLQILAENYTMIHNFFIFEESFDLFRIACFFVDFALLFSKTEHRAGYIFLESMMHRDYINHFFLTRKISTSIVRFELMMYQTPLNQSVRGIVFEMHSQILRGWGTFEDEMRGIVNKLSFPLAPMLLEPKRVNAPICVIANGPSLDFLLPFIKQNQHKMILFSCGTALKPLLKAGITPDFQIEIERHDYLDEVLKAAPLGEIPLLCATVLDKKAKSLAKEIYLFERDGSSAANLNAPRFKVRFTAPLVGNAGASLASYLGSDVILCGLDCGYKKGAKKHAQNSYYEEEEARIPEDAYPVAGNFSEDIYSDALYSLSRTALEEAFRALKPFNILNLNDGAKITGAQAVHYQDFELKPIDKAQEIKNLKSLFKDPLQGDFYTKETQKYFFEILAFKNKIQDSFKVKVESKKSLFIALDKIFEIISKEGQNNPFIGILFGGTLSHFLYAIALASLHLPHNNMQNLWQKAQALYIEGIEAMITYLREVLLSKVEH